The sequence AATTTTCAGTATTTCATCTTCGCATTGATCAGAAATTTCAAAAGGAATCTCAATATCAAAATAGAAAACAGAACCTTTCTCAAGTTCACTTACCAAATTAAGATTACTTCCCATATATTTCAAAATGTTATTTGAAATGGTAAGTCCGAGCCCTGTTCCTCCATAACGCTTGCTGATAGAACTGTTTTCCTGAGTGAAAGCATTAAAGATATGCTGCTGTTTTTCCAGAGGAATACCAATTCCTGTATCTCTTACTGAGAATCTCAAATTTATATTTTTATCGTCTGCATTAAGTTTTTCAACTTTAAGCTCAATCTCACCTTGTTCTGTAAATTTTACAGCATTCCCAAGAAGGTTGATCAAAATCTGTTTCAATCGTGTTTCATCAAGCCAGATTGTTTTAGGTAACCCCGGTTCAATATTCAAAAGAAGTTCGATATTTTTTTTCTGAGACTGATAAAGAACTGCATTGATGACCTGGCTCACCATGTCGTACACATTGGATTTCTCTATCAAAAGCTCCATTTTTCCCGATTCAATTTTAGAGAAATCAAGGATGTCATTAATGATATTCAGAAGGTTTTCACCCGACTCATTAATGTAATTGAGATATTGCGTTTGTATTTCATTTAACGGAGTTTGAAGCAAAAGATCAGAAAAACCAATTACACCATTTAATGGAGTCCTTATCTCATGGCTCATATTGGCTAAAAATTCAGACTTGGTTTTGTTGGCAATATCTGCCATCTGCTTTGCATTTTTAAGCTCTTCATTGGTTTTTTCCGACTCCGTAATGTTTTGTGCAGAAACAATAACGCCACCCATAACTTCATCTGAAAGGTACCAAGGGCTTACCACTATATTATAATGTTGTAATCCTTCTTTATGAGGAACTTCCAAAGTCATATTTTTATTTACGTAAGCTTTACCTGCCAGCGCATCTCTATATATTTTCTTCCTTTCATCGGGTACATTAGGCGAAACGGTAAACATATTTTTTCCGATAAGGTCTGTATCATGCATCTGGAATTCATTTTTCCAACTGCTGCTCACTGAAAGATAGTTGAGGTCATTATCTAACATTGCCACTGCAGTAGGAACGTATGTTACAAATGACTGTAGCATGGCTTCTTTCGTAGCCAGTTCGATATATATGTTTTTGAAGGTATCAATATCCTGAATAATCCCAAATACTCTTGTACAAACCTCATCTTCAAATTCAGGTATTCCCTTCACCCTAACCCATATCATCACTCCATCATTACGTATGAGCTGTAATTCTTCATCATAAGGTATCCCTTTTTGTACAGCTGTTTCAAATAATGATTCTACTTTTTTTCTACTTTCTGTACTGTAAAATCCTAATGCATTTTCAAAATCAGGATGAAATGTCTTGTCTACTTTATGTATTTCTTTAGTAGATTGTGACCAAAAAACAGTATTGGCCTTAAGATTGACCTCCCAACCTCCTACTTGAGCTACGGCGCTCGTCTGTTCTAACATCTTCTTAGTGTACAGCAAATCTTTTTCGAGAGACATCCTTTCTGTAACATTCAAAGCTGTACTTACCACATATGGCATTCCTTCTTTATCAGTTTCTACAAGATTATGATACATCCAGACCATTTCTTCTCCTTCCTTAGATTTTAGGATCATGGTTCCCATATCTTCCAGATTGCCGTTGATGTTTTCAAGATACATTTCAAGCAAAGGCCAGTTTTTTTCGGGAACAAGATCTTTCAGATTCAATCCTTTCACCTCTTCTGCCGAATATTGAAGTGTCTTTCTTCCTTTTTCGTTGACAGCAAGGATGTTTCCTTCCATATCATGCATGCTCATCAATCCGATGGCATTTTCAAAAAAGCTTCTAAATCGACGTTCGGAGCTTTCAAGTTTCTGTTTTTCTTCGATTTGTTGGGTAATATTGATACCGAAGCAGAAAATCTCAGAATTGTTTTGATTTTGTTTAAAATACCATTGTACGATAATAGCAGATGCGTCGTTAATGATTGTGGAAGTAGAAAATGTAACTTCCTCCTGAATATCTGGCATCTTATTTACTAAAAGTTGCAATTCGTTATTATGACCACCTACAACGCTCAAAAAACTTTGATCTGGAGTTTCTGTTTTCCTAAACTTGAAAACCTTTTCAAAGACAGGATTAACATCCTTAAGCATCAAATTCTTATCTAGAACACAAATTAGATTATTGGAAATATTAAAAGTCTGCTTAAAATATTCAGCTTCAATGTTTTTTCTTTTTGCGGTCAGTATATTTGTAACTGCACTTCCTATTTTTTGCAGAGCGGTTACCTGCTTTTCTGTTAATATCTTAGGCTTAAAGTCAATCACACACAGAGTTCCTAATGCAAACCCTTCGTCATCTAAAAGAGGGATTCCTGCATAAAAGCGAATTCCACCTTCTAATATCAGAGGATTGTCAGATGATCTTTCGTCTAATAAGGTGTCGTTGATGATGATAACCTCGCCACTTGCAATGGAATATTGGCATAAAGTGCTTTTTCTGTCTACAGAATCAAATGCAAGTCCTATACAGCTTTGGATAACCTGCGTATCGCTTTCCATCATACCAATAAGAGAGGCCGGACAATCGGCAATGAGGCACGCTGTTTCTGCGAAAATATCTAACTGCGGATCTTTTGGCATCTGCAAAAGGTCAAAAAACTTAAGCTTATTAATTCGTCCATATTCATTATCAGGAACAGGGTATTTATCCATATAGTAGCATCTTCTTTTAGAAATGATATTAGTTTTCTTCGGGCTTAAAAATTTAATTATTTTAACTAATAATCGATTATGTAAATAAAATCCTAAATTACAAATTATTTTACACTTAACTGTAAATCTTTATTTCCAGTAGTATAAAAAGTCTGGAGTTGCTATCTTTGTTGGGACAGAATTTTTATACTTTTTGCATCTTTAAGGTTATGATCTTCGGGAGTTTAATCAGCTTTTCATAAATCGTTCAGCTCATTCAACTCTTTCTCTTAAATCTTCATTATCAACCAAACGGTTAACCTATTCCTTTTTGGTTCAAACGAAACAAAGCCATCATTAAAGGTATTGAAACATATTTAAGTTGTTTTCACTAGAGAGAATTAATTATTTTGAAATTTGTAAAATTTGCTGTAAATCTTCTAACAAATATTTCGATATTTCTTCGGTTATGGATAAAAGACAAGCGCAGCCAACTAAAGACCTACTATTCCAATGCAGATTGTTTTTCATCTTTAAAACTAAATTTCGATACAGTTTACAATATCATCAACTAAAAGAAATTATTTCATGAAAATTAGTTTTGTAATTCTTGTTTAATTTTGCTCAATCGAACCAAATCATCGATAAAAGTGTTTGAAGATACGCTCGTCTTGTCACTTAATGAGACAACTATTTGATAGTTGTCTCTTTTTTTATAGACATAACAAATTATTTATCAAACTTTTACAGCTTGACATTTTATGGTTTGAATTTTTTCACTTGAAAACTTTAGCCTATCTAAAATATACAGCCTAAAAATGCTACATCAGAGATTTCATCGGCATTTAAGTATGGTTTGAAATCTCATTAAGTTCTAGTATTTTTTCTCTTTTGGCTTATTATAACTTTTTGATAATAAATATAATAATTCTAATATGATTTTAGCTTCTTTCTCATTTACCTGAACTCCATTCTTGGCTAAAATAATAATTACTTGTTCTGCTGAAACATTCCTATCAATGAAATTCATTTTTCTTATTGTTTTTTCGGTGAGTTTTTTCTGATAATATTTTTGAAAATGCTGGATTTAAATCTAGAGAAAGATCTCCTGTTTTATAATCAATATCAACTGGAGGAATAAGATTCACAAGATATTTTTTATCCTGAGTATCAAACTCTGAAAATTTTTGAAAAACTTCAATCAATGCTTTATTCTCTATTTTATTCTTTTTATCAATAGCATTTAATTTAAGAATAGTATCACGTGCCTCCTTCTTAAGATTTTTAATATTGACACTATTTTCTTTTTTAATTCATTGTAGTCATCAATCTTCAATACTCCCGCAATAAATAATTTTCTACCTCGAGAAAGAGTCAACCACTCCTCTTTTATCTTTCTCTCTATTAATTTTTTAGAGTATAAATAACTTGCTTTCTGAGTTTTTATATTCTGATCTTCTAAAACATTCTTAAATAATTCAATTGAACTATTTGATAGTACTAATTCTTGAAGCCTATTTTGATAGCAATCATTAAGAAAAATAGCATTGATCCTGATCCCGCAGCCATGATGACAAAAATAATATGGATATTGTTTAGACCTGCCTTGTACAAAACATCCAGTCAGTTTTTGATTACAAATAGGACATATCAAGAAACCTCTCAGAAAAATACTCCTCTTAAGTCTTCTTTTCTACCTGTAGTTTTTATTTTTGTACTAATTAAAGATTGAACCTGATAAAATAATGATTCCGATATCAAAGATTCGTGTAAACCTTTTATCATTTGTTCTTCATTAGAATTAAGTTTGATTGAAATAAGTCCACAATAAATTGGATTGCGTATGACCCTGAAAAAATGTGACCTTGAACATATCAATCCTTTATCATTAGCTATTTTTCTGATCTCGGATATTTTTGGTCACTTTGGACAATTTGATTGAAAACCCATTTTATAATTTCGGCTTCCGGCTCTTTAGGAATGATAGCTTTTTTACCATCCATCAATGTCACATTGATATATCCTATTGGTGCTTTATTAGGGTATCTGCCCATCAGCTTCGCTCGCCGAATAACATTAGAAGTATTTTGAGCTCTCCGTGTATTTTCTGCTTCCGGAACGGCTAAATATACAGCCAGCATTACTGTGCTTTCCGGCACGGAGAAATCTATTGGTTGATCAATAGCCATTGCTGTTGTTTTGTACTTCCGAAGCTTTCCAATCATTTCATAAGCATACTCCACATTCCGACTGAATCGGTCCCATTTGATGAATAATATGTTCTTATCCTCTCCTCGTGATTTCTTTTTAACTTCGGAGAATAACTGTTTCCACTCTGGTCGATTAAAATTTTTAGCAGAGTAATCTTCCCGATAAATCCCTTTAACTTCAATATTGTTGTATTTACAATACTTTAGTAATCTATCCTCCTGCTCTGGCAGGGAATAACCTTTTCTTTTTTGTTCATCCGTACTTACACGGACATATAAGTAAGCTGACTTCATATAATTGACAGAAGCGAGTTGACTTTTTACATCCCCTTAATATATCTAAATACATGATTTTATAATGCAAAAAAGATAGCTTTTTTTAGTTCGTAAGATATAAAAGCTTCTTACCAACCAATGATGATTGATAAAACGCGCATACCACAAATTAAGTATAAATACCTATTTTAAAATGACTTAATTTTAATATTTTTATCAAATAATAATACACCATGAATATCACATTAGATCTTTCCACTCAACGGGGATCATGCTTTACGCACGTCTTTATCATACAACGTAGAAAATCACAGTATTGCAAATTAATACCTGCTACAAAATCTTTTATACTTCAATAAAAATCATAAAATAAACTCAAAACTATGAATTACATTAGAAAAAATGGATGGATACAGAATATCGATCCTTCAGATCAATCAAAAGGAAATTTTAGAAATGAAGAAACGTATTGGTACGCTGTAGGAGTTTACTTCCTTCAGCAAATACCAATTTCAGAACCAACTAGCTGGTGGTTTTATGCAGCTATTCATGGTCAATATGTAACTGAATCAGCTAAAATAAAAAATAAGAATAAATATCTCAATTGGGATAATATTGCCTACATTGATCAAGACATGATTAAAGATTTTCCCGATGAATCTATTCAAAAAAAATATTGGGATCAATGTCAACATGGAACTTGGTATTTCTCGGCTTGGCATAGAGGATATTTGGTGTCTTTAGAAAAACTATTAAGAGATGTTATTGTTTCGAAAGGAGGACCAGAAAATTGGGCTTTACCATATTGGGATATTGTAAATGAAAAATCAATTCCGTTTGAATTTTCCGCTGAAGCTAAATTTATTTTTGATGGAAGCGAATTAAAAAATCCATTATATGTTAAGGAACGTTATGGTACAGGAATTGACAATCGTGTTAATAATAATTGTCAAAATACTAATTTTTTTACATCCATAAAAAATATAATAGTTGGATATGGTGGCGGTAAGACTGATTTTTCTCATAATGGTAATTTTACGGGTAAACTAGAAAGTAATCCGCATAATATTGGTCATGTTGAAATTGGCTCAGAAAATACAAATCACCAAAGTGGTCTAATGTCTGTACCCAATACGGCAGCTTTAGATCCTATATTTTATTATCATCATTCAAATATTGATAGATTATGGAACTCATGGAATAAAATGAGAAATGAGAATCCTGTAGTTCCAAATTGGCTTAATGGTCCTACATCAATGGGTGATCGAATTTTTATAATGCCATACCCAAACAATTGGAAATACGCTCCAAAAGATGTTAATGATGTAGATCAAATCAATGTACAGGGGGAAAATTACAGCTATAATTATGATAATCTTGTAAAAATCTTTAAAAATATGGAAGGTATTAATAATAAATTATCGGAAAACGAAAATAACCAACCTGAACTTCTTATAGCTACAGAAAATGTTAATGTTTTTAATAGTAAAGTTTTTCAACCGGAATTTCCTTCAATTAATAATTTACAATTAAAGAAATCGAATAATATTGATTTAAATAGCAGATACTTTTTATTATTAGAAGGTGTAAAAGGAACTCGTGATTCAAATATTATCGATGTTTTTATTAAAAATAAACTGGTTGAATCTATTGGTCTATTTGGTTTGTCCTCCGCGAGTGACGAAAATTCTCATCAAGGTGGAAACGGGCTAAATTTTAGTATAGAGATTACCAATATATTAAAGACTATCAACAATTTAAACAATATAATACAGTCGGTACATCTTCAATTAGAACATGACTTAAACAAAGATTCATTAACTATCGATAGAGTTAGTATTTATAAATTATAATATCAAGCCATTTATGATTAAAAAAACACTATGGACGATGAGTATTATTACCTGGATTATACTTTTGTTTAATCCAGGTAATATCATGACCATGGAACACTGTCATGTATCATCAGCTGGCCCATCTATGCAATCTTTCAAAATGTTATTAGAAATGAACCCAATATCTAATCAACTTTTAGGATGGACATTAATGGTGATTGCGATGATGTTGCCTAAACTGATTTCACATCTTGAATTATTGAGTTTTCAGACTTTCTCAAAATATCGTTTCATTAATTGTTTAAGCTTTATTTTAGGATATTTAGCGACATGGTCTGTTGTAGGATTTGGAATGGTGTGGATTATTATAGGGTTTAATTTAAAATTTCCAAACTCATTTGTCCCTGCAATTATAGTTGGAGTTTTAACATTAATATGGCAATTCTCACCTTGGAAACAGATTTTTTTAAATAAATGCCATAAACACACAATAGTAAGTTCAAGATTTTTAAAAGGTATTTATGAGGCTTTTAAATATGGGTCCACACATGGATTATACTGTGTTGGCGCAGGTTGGGGATTGATGTTATTCCCTATGCTTTTACCTTTTGGTCATAATTTAGCCATGATTTTAGTAACTATTATTATGCTAACAGAGCATATGGAACATCCTCGAGTTCCTAAATGGGAAATTAATTTCAGACTAAAATTTTACAAATTTATATGGTACAAAGTGAGATTTGTAAAATTGTGTAATAATTTTTTTTAGTTATCACTACAGAATCTTATTGCAATTTAAAAAAAACAATCAACTAAAAAAACTAATAACCTAAATAACCATGAAATCAAAATTTAAAAAACTGATGCTTTTGAGCATTACAACAGCTACTTTACTGGGGCTTACATCTTGTAAAAAAGAAACTTACTCTACAACTAAAACAAGCTTAGTAAGTATTTTTGAAGATTACAATAAGAATAACGAAATTAAAAATACAGTTGATACCATAGTTCTTGACAATGATCAAATGTTTGTGGACTGGTCTTGGCAAAAATTTTTATGGTTAACGTCAAATTCCGA comes from Chryseobacterium sp. 3008163 and encodes:
- a CDS encoding response regulator; its protein translation is MDKYPVPDNEYGRINKLKFFDLLQMPKDPQLDIFAETACLIADCPASLIGMMESDTQVIQSCIGLAFDSVDRKSTLCQYSIASGEVIIINDTLLDERSSDNPLILEGGIRFYAGIPLLDDEGFALGTLCVIDFKPKILTEKQVTALQKIGSAVTNILTAKRKNIEAEYFKQTFNISNNLICVLDKNLMLKDVNPVFEKVFKFRKTETPDQSFLSVVGGHNNELQLLVNKMPDIQEEVTFSTSTIINDASAIIVQWYFKQNQNNSEIFCFGINITQQIEEKQKLESSERRFRSFFENAIGLMSMHDMEGNILAVNEKGRKTLQYSAEEVKGLNLKDLVPEKNWPLLEMYLENINGNLEDMGTMILKSKEGEEMVWMYHNLVETDKEGMPYVVSTALNVTERMSLEKDLLYTKKMLEQTSAVAQVGGWEVNLKANTVFWSQSTKEIHKVDKTFHPDFENALGFYSTESRKKVESLFETAVQKGIPYDEELQLIRNDGVMIWVRVKGIPEFEDEVCTRVFGIIQDIDTFKNIYIELATKEAMLQSFVTYVPTAVAMLDNDLNYLSVSSSWKNEFQMHDTDLIGKNMFTVSPNVPDERKKIYRDALAGKAYVNKNMTLEVPHKEGLQHYNIVVSPWYLSDEVMGGVIVSAQNITESEKTNEELKNAKQMADIANKTKSEFLANMSHEIRTPLNGVIGFSDLLLQTPLNEIQTQYLNYINESGENLLNIINDILDFSKIESGKMELLIEKSNVYDMVSQVINAVLYQSQKKNIELLLNIEPGLPKTIWLDETRLKQILINLLGNAVKFTEQGEIELKVEKLNADDKNINLRFSVRDTGIGIPLEKQQHIFNAFTQENSSISKRYGGTGLGLTISNNILKYMGSNLNLVSELEKGSVFYFDIEIPFEISDQCEDEILKINKVLIVDDNEANRVILQHMLAYKNIDSKLAANGMEALQILLAGERFDIILVDYHMPIISGLETIEKIKQLFNEQNEASPLVILHTSSEEHDVINSFRKEESSYFLLKPIKSEELYKTLRRAIKSSEKELAAAKSVQKEEYFPLMTSPKVLLVDDNPVNMVLNNRMMKSLIPDAKLTEATDGLQALEQCRDQFFDIVLMDVQMPVMDGIEATKQIRLLPEYSAVPIIGITAGNVVGEKEKCLSSGMNDFLPKPLRQNDLLEMLKKYIGTDVQELSEILPHPEGYLDMNLLSEQMGDDDDFKVIFLNLVIQEFDQAKENIKSAVKQKNTEELKKILHKLRGTAGTAGLIMLTEQTSNWEKCIEENMDYNAMEHEIVHEITVGLQLIKDLV
- a CDS encoding PTS sugar transporter subunit IIBC — encoded protein: MNFIDRNVSAEQVIIILAKNGVQVNEKEAKIILELLYLLSKSYNKPKEKKY
- a CDS encoding recombinase family protein; translation: MICSRSHFFRVIRNPIYCGLISIKLNSNEEQMIKGLHESLISESLFYQVQSLISTKIKTTGRKEDLRGVFF
- a CDS encoding recombinase family protein, translated to MKSAYLYVRVSTDEQKRKGYSLPEQEDRLLKYCKYNNIEVKGIYREDYSAKNFNRPEWKQLFSEVKKKSRGEDKNILFIKWDRFSRNVEYAYEMIGKLRKYKTTAMAIDQPIDFSVPESTVMLAVYLAVPEAENTRRAQNTSNVIRRAKLMGRYPNKAPIGYINVTLMDGKKAIIPKEPEAEIIKWVFNQIVQSDQKYPRSEK
- a CDS encoding tyrosinase family protein, which codes for MNYIRKNGWIQNIDPSDQSKGNFRNEETYWYAVGVYFLQQIPISEPTSWWFYAAIHGQYVTESAKIKNKNKYLNWDNIAYIDQDMIKDFPDESIQKKYWDQCQHGTWYFSAWHRGYLVSLEKLLRDVIVSKGGPENWALPYWDIVNEKSIPFEFSAEAKFIFDGSELKNPLYVKERYGTGIDNRVNNNCQNTNFFTSIKNIIVGYGGGKTDFSHNGNFTGKLESNPHNIGHVEIGSENTNHQSGLMSVPNTAALDPIFYYHHSNIDRLWNSWNKMRNENPVVPNWLNGPTSMGDRIFIMPYPNNWKYAPKDVNDVDQINVQGENYSYNYDNLVKIFKNMEGINNKLSENENNQPELLIATENVNVFNSKVFQPEFPSINNLQLKKSNNIDLNSRYFLLLEGVKGTRDSNIIDVFIKNKLVESIGLFGLSSASDENSHQGGNGLNFSIEITNILKTINNLNNIIQSVHLQLEHDLNKDSLTIDRVSIYKL
- a CDS encoding DUF2182 domain-containing protein produces the protein MSIITWIILLFNPGNIMTMEHCHVSSAGPSMQSFKMLLEMNPISNQLLGWTLMVIAMMLPKLISHLELLSFQTFSKYRFINCLSFILGYLATWSVVGFGMVWIIIGFNLKFPNSFVPAIIVGVLTLIWQFSPWKQIFLNKCHKHTIVSSRFLKGIYEAFKYGSTHGLYCVGAGWGLMLFPMLLPFGHNLAMILVTIIMLTEHMEHPRVPKWEINFRLKFYKFIWYKVRFVKLCNNFF